In Nostoc edaphicum CCNP1411, the sequence TTGAATCGCAAATAGAGATTGAAAATCAGGACGTTTGCGCTGTTGTACTTGTTGCAGTAGTTGACAACTGGGTGCATAGCTGACACCACCAGCAAATAAATCCAGAAGACAATATGAATTTTCAGAATTTTGATTTATTGGAATTGCATGAAGGGGTAATAAATGCAGGAATTGATGGGGAATTAGGATGAGTTGATCGCAGTGCTTTGGTATCTGGGTTAGTATTTCATCAATATGCAGAATCGAAGCTAATTCTTTGAGTGCTTTCCCTAAGTTATTTTGCCATTGGTCTTTTTGACCATAGTAATTCTGCAAATATTGATTTACCCAATCATACAAAGCTTGTTGGTCTTCTGGTTGGGATTGCCAAACAGTTACCTCTCCTTTTTTTGTGACAATAAACGCCAGAATTTTATCGTTGAGAAGATACCACTCGATAATGGCTGTATGCTCATCCAAAGAACCTTGGAAGAAGTCGAATTTGAAACCATAACCGACAGGTAAGTAGCGGTTTTGCAATTCATTACGCTGCTGTCGCAATTCTTGAAGATGTTGTGCTAGGACTTTTGGATTTTCAGCTTTACCATTTTGGATTTGATATTGTCCTGTAGCTATTTCATCTCTGTATTTTTCTAACTCCGTGACAACATCTGGGGGGAAGATGGTTTTAGCGTCACGTTCTAGGATTTGTTCAACTAAATTGCGAGTTTTACTATGCTCAACATATTCAATCGCTTTTATTATATTTCCTAATTCCAGGCAAACTTCTACTATGTGGCGATAAAGTTTGTTCCATTCTTCTGCTTGTTTGCGCTTGCTTTCATCGCCAGAAATAATTTCTCCACGTAACGATTCGACTATTGTGATGGCTGAATTCAAGGTTGTATAAGCTTCAGTTAACTGTTGTGCTTCTTGGTAGATAATACCAATATTAGATAAAGTTGATACATGGTTTTGCGGAAAGCTGGTGTGGGTGAATACTTCTAAAGCGCTGGTACAGAATTCGATGGCTTTTTCAAAATTTTCTACTCTATCTCCTATTTTTTGACGGTAAGCTTTCCCCAAATTATTTTGTATCATTGCCCATTGTTCTGGAAATTCAGTGCGACTAAATACTTCTAATGCAGCAGAAAAGATAGTGATAGCATTTTCAATATTTTCATTTCTATATACCTGAACTCTATCAAGCTGAACTCTATCAAGGTAAGCATTACCCAAATTATTTTGCGTTATTGCCCATTGTTCTGGAAATTCAAAGCGAGTATATATTTCTAAAGCTGCTGTATAAGCAATGATGGCATTTTCGATGTTCTCTTTATCTTTCCCTTGTCGTTCAAGGTAAGCATTTCCTAAGTTATTTTGCACCATTGCCCATTCTGACGGTAATGTTGAGCGGGTTATAACTTCCAATGCTGCGGTATAAGCTTTAACGGCAAATTCAACATTTTCAACCCTATTTCCTTTTACTCTGTAAAAATAAGCATTCCCTAAATTACTTTGCGTTATTGCCCACTGTTGTGGAAATTTAGAGCAGACTATTATTTTTAATGAACTCTTAAAAGATTGGATAGCGTATTCTTGATTTTCTACTTTATCTCCTAGTATTCTCTGACAGTAAGCAATACCCAAATTATTCTGTACCATTGCCCACTGTAAGGGAAATATATTGTAATTAAACACATTAAGGGCTGCTTTATAGCCAGCAATAGCAATTTCTATATTGTTGGGTTTATCTCCCAAAGTGAATTCTTGAATTAATTTACTTAAATCAACAATATCTGATGCAATACCCTTGCCTTTATCTAATTGTACTTGTCTCAGTTTATTTTCTGCCCAATCTCTGAATACTGTTGCAGAAATACTATTGAGTTTTTTTATATTTGCTCTAAGTATTGGGTAAACTACTTGCACCTTATTTATACTATCTGCTGTTACTTTCAGTGCTTGCTCTAAGAAATCTAACCATTCTTTTTTTGTGGCAGTCGATGATAATTTACTATAAACCCCAAGTTGCTGTCCTGCTATATTCATCAAACCATTAGCTTGGTCTAATTCGCCCTGCCTTAGTAGATTCCTTGCGATTTCCAGCATCTTTTGTACTAGACCAGCATCAATTAAATCTTGGTTTGCAGCCAAAATTTTTTGTACTTCATCGTCACTATGACAATTCAACAGGTTTTGAATAAGGTTGAAATAGGCTTGTTGACGCTGTTCGTTCATGGATAAGGGCGTGAGAGTCGCACATATTTTATTATCAAAGAAATTCAACACCAGCGCCCTAGATTCCAGAAACGGATAGATTTTCATCACAGGTGATGTATGTCTGCCAATGAAAGAACCTCGTGGATAAGTATTTTTTACTTGTGAACAGACAATATAGTGATTTTGCGATCGCTTGATTTCCAAAAGATGCGATCGCGTTTTGCTAAGAAGCTTTTGAGTAAATAATCAAGCAATACCCCCCGATATAAATTGTCATCTAATCGAGGGGGAAGTTCCGGTGTAATATTGAATTTTAAATTGTTACACTGCTCTGTGTTCGTCGCAGTTTTTGATGTAACGACGTAAAACAGAGTTGATTAAGGTTTTATATTCTCCGCTTTGAGCTTGAAACCACTCTAGTATATCTGGCTCAATCTGTACCAATTGCTGTGCTTGAGGTGCGGGAACTCGGAGAGTAGCTTTCTGAAAAAAATCTTCTGTCAATGGTGGAATATCAGAGTAGTCAATTTCTTCATCGTTCATTGACTCCAATGCTGTCCAGTTAGTACGAGAGGTATTTCTCAAGTTTTTGTCGCTCATACCGATTTGCCCTTCGTGCTGAAATGATCCGAATCACATTATTTTTGCGTTCTGTCCAAACTACAACGGCTACACCGTTGCCGAGAAAACCTATACCGAACCAACGGTCTTCTCCGTAATCAAAACAATCATCTAACTCAATTTCGGGATACTCATTTGTTATTTCGGGGTACGCATTTGTTATTTCGGGATACTCATTTGCTATTTCGGGGTACTCATTTGTTATTTCGGGGTACTCATTTGTTATTTCGGGGTACGCATTTGTTATTTCGGGATACTCATTTGTTATTTCGGGATACTCATTTGTTATTTCGGGGTACTCATTTGTTATTTCGGGGTACGCAATTGCTATTTTGGCGATCGCATTTATTGATTTTGTGATTGCTGTTGCTGATTGTACTTATTCTCAAACAATAAATTGATATTAAAAATGAGTAAAAACACAGGCAAACTCGTAATTATTTCGTTGAACTTTTAATGAAATAAATCCACAAAACTACCCATCTCAGGCAAAAGGATACTCCACTATGTTGAAAAAGGAATTATTAAAAAAGGATGTGCTATGTCTTTAAAAACTCGTGGTTCTGCTGCTATTGAAAAAGCCCAACTTCGTCTCGCCTTGCTTAAATCTATTGATGAAAATCTAGATTTAGGACATGGGTTAACCATTGAAGCTTACAACCACCTAATCAACACTACCCGTGCTGTGCTAGAAGCTAATAATACGCTGGTTTCCAATCTGGAAGAATCGCGTAAAACAGTAACCCAGATGGATAAAGCTCTCTCCGAAATGTCTGAACGAATGCTAAGTGGAGTTGCAACTGTCTACGGCAAAAACAGTATGGAGTATTCCAAGGCTGGCGGCTCCAATCGAAAACGAAGTAAACACTCTAGTTCAAAAGTTACTCCACTTGTAGCGGTTCTTACTACTCAACCTACTCAAGCTGCAATTGCAAATGCCTCAACTAACGGTAATGGCACAACTCCTCTGCTGCAATAATCCACCTGGCTTGAAAATGGGAGTAGGAGTGTTAAATCACAGAATTCAATTCTATAGCTTGCTTCCCTGAAAGGGTATTCTGGCTCACTTCGACTACGCTCAGTGACCTCCTGACTCCTGAATTATGTTTTGATAATTTTTCACCAATACATATAGAAGCAAATTACTAGGTTTGATGACAATAATTTGTCACTACGACATTAATCTATCACCGACGAGGAATAATTAGTCACTCTACACTTGATTTATGTCAAACTTGACTATTGAGCAATACTTTTATCAAAGCCGATGATGGGATTTGAACCCACGGCCTGCTGATTACGAATCAGCTGCTCTACCACTGAGCCACATCGGCGTTCACAATCTAAGAGTATAACATGATTTAGTCATGATAAACCAAAATTCCAAAAATCGTCTTAACCCTAAACAATATGCCAGCCTTAAAGCAGAAATAGCCGCTCCTTATCGTGGCTTACGACAATTTATCTATATTGCTTTCGGTGCTTCTGGCTCCATTGGCGCATTTATCTTTTTTTTCCAAGTGCTTGCCGGGCGCAATGTTGAGAGCGCTTTGCCTAGTTTAGCTCTCCAAGTAGCGATCGTTGCCCTAATGGTCTTCCTCTGGCGCTGGGAACAGCGGCGGCAACCAAGCCCCCAGTCGGGTAAAAATCCTAATTCCTGAAGCGAGAAATTTAGCTGTTAATTTTTTACTGCTTTCCTTTTGCATATCTTTATATTCTTCAAATTTATTAATGGTGTTATGAAGATTAAAATATCAACAGAGAAAAAATAAAAAAAATATTAGGAAATTCCAAAAAGTAAAAATTTCTGAGAAACTAGAAATCGTTGAAACGGGGTCAGCCAATATAAAGACCCTGACCATAAACCCAATAACATTCAAATGGGGTCGTCTATATTTAAAGACCCCAAGTTTTATGTTTAAAAAACCCTAAAATAAAAAATTCACATTAATTGAAAGCGCCTGACTAACTAATTAGTAAGGCGCTTTCAATTTGCTAACTAGGCATTTACTGAACTGTTACCAAATAGGATGAAGGAATTGGTTGAGCACGTCCAGCATTGACGAGTGCCTGGTAAACAAAGGCAGCAACTTCGGCTCTAGTCGCCTGACGATTAGGATTAAGTTGCTTGGCTGTGGGATAGTTAATTACTAGTTGCCGTGCAGTTGCCGCAGCAACAGGAGCGATCGCATAACTAGGAATCTGGGCAGCATCGGTGTAAAAGGAAAGGACATTCTGATTACTCGCAGTTAAGCCCAAACCATTAGCCAAAGCTACTAACGCCTGCACTCTCGGAATTTGCTGCTGTGGTTTAAAAGTGCCATCAGGATAACCAGAAACAAATTGACTTTGGTAAGCAGATTGAATTGCAGCATAAGCCCAGAAATTGCTTGCTACATCCTTAAATTGAATACCTGCGCGTTTCACTGGTGGTGTTAAGGCTTTAGTGACAATAGTGGCAAATTGAGCGCGGGTTACAGGTTCATTGGGTTTAAAGGTGCCATCAGGAAAGCCAGCAATAATATTTTGGGAGGCTAAAGCTTCGATGTAAGTTTTTGCCCAGTAATTTGCTGGCACATCCTTAAAGGCAACAGGCCCTCCAGGTGGATCAACACTTGCCGCAACAAAATCTACTGAGCCAAAAATCTTTTTCTGATCGATATCGTTGCCAACAGCAAGAATTGTACTGGTTTTGGTGGCGTTGTTCACATCATAACGAGTGTTATTGCGAATAAGATTGCCACCAGGATTTTCGTTGGTGCCAAGATCGGGTAGAGCGCTGACAGTTGCAACTAAGCCATCTCGCTTATTGTTCTGAATGACATTCTTACGCAATACAGGCTTTGCTGACTCTGAGATAAAAAGACCGTCTTGATTTTCGACAATTTGATTTTCCACAACTAGGGGTGTGGAAGTGCCACCGATCGCTAGACCAAAACCAGTATCCTGAAATAAGTTACTCCGAATTTCTCCTTGAGCAGCTCTAGCAATTGAAATTCCATTGCCTTTGTTTTGCACAAAGAGGTTACCTTCGATTTTGGGATTGCCTGTACCTGTGACAAAAACACCCTCTCTAACACTGTTAGTAAAAGTACTGTTTTTGATAATGGGATTAGTTGACTCCACCCACACCGCTGTACCCCGGCTATTTGGGTTGGTGACGCTGACACCAGCGATCGTGGCATCTTGCTCGGCAAGGATGGTAATGTCCTGTCTGGCAAAGGTGCGACTAGTGTAGAAACCTCCACCTGTAATTAATATTGCCTGACCTTTAGTAGCTTCATCACCCCGCAGCGTCACGCCTGGTTTAAGCAACAGTGGGAAGGTTTCGCCACTTTCTTGGTTATAGTTCCCAGGTGCTAGTTGAATAACTGCACCTGGTTGAGCTTGACTCAGAGCGAAACTGATGCTCCTGTAGGGTGCTGCTGAGGTTGCGCCAGCACCAGCACTATCTGCACCAGTTGCGGGATTAACGTAAATCACTG encodes:
- a CDS encoding CHAT domain-containing protein; its protein translation is MKIYPFLESRALVLNFFDNKICATLTPLSMNEQRQQAYFNLIQNLLNCHSDDEVQKILAANQDLIDAGLVQKMLEIARNLLRQGELDQANGLMNIAGQQLGVYSKLSSTATKKEWLDFLEQALKVTADSINKVQVVYPILRANIKKLNSISATVFRDWAENKLRQVQLDKGKGIASDIVDLSKLIQEFTLGDKPNNIEIAIAGYKAALNVFNYNIFPLQWAMVQNNLGIAYCQRILGDKVENQEYAIQSFKSSLKIIVCSKFPQQWAITQSNLGNAYFYRVKGNRVENVEFAVKAYTAALEVITRSTLPSEWAMVQNNLGNAYLERQGKDKENIENAIIAYTAALEIYTRFEFPEQWAITQNNLGNAYLDRVQLDRVQVYRNENIENAITIFSAALEVFSRTEFPEQWAMIQNNLGKAYRQKIGDRVENFEKAIEFCTSALEVFTHTSFPQNHVSTLSNIGIIYQEAQQLTEAYTTLNSAITIVESLRGEIISGDESKRKQAEEWNKLYRHIVEVCLELGNIIKAIEYVEHSKTRNLVEQILERDAKTIFPPDVVTELEKYRDEIATGQYQIQNGKAENPKVLAQHLQELRQQRNELQNRYLPVGYGFKFDFFQGSLDEHTAIIEWYLLNDKILAFIVTKKGEVTVWQSQPEDQQALYDWVNQYLQNYYGQKDQWQNNLGKALKELASILHIDEILTQIPKHCDQLILIPHQFLHLLPLHAIPINQNSENSYCLLDLFAGGVSYAPSCQLLQQVQQRKRPDFQSLFAIQNPTEDLNYTNLEVESILSYFPSHQVLSKNQATKAALSQAATQLKESNYLHFSCHGSFNLNSPQNSFLLLADAFVSPIPDEANPEKYLKVSDTEAVDLSKCLTLGNLFERTFDFSQTRLVVLSACETGLIDFNNTSDEYIGLPSGFLYAGSSSVVSSLWTVNDLSTSFLMIKFIQILKDAIDMSIPLAMNQAQRWLRDATKEELQEWVKKLALDNTKKGKIRRQINNITGEQPFNSPFHWAAFTAVGK
- a CDS encoding BrnA antitoxin family protein, with protein sequence MSDKNLRNTSRTNWTALESMNDEEIDYSDIPPLTEDFFQKATLRVPAPQAQQLVQIEPDILEWFQAQSGEYKTLINSVLRRYIKNCDEHRAV
- a CDS encoding BrnT family toxin encodes the protein MTNEYPEITNAYPEITNEYPEITNEYPEIANEYPEITNAYPEITNEYPEIELDDCFDYGEDRWFGIGFLGNGVAVVVWTERKNNVIRIISARRANRYERQKLEKYLSY
- a CDS encoding DUF3493 domain-containing protein, yielding MINQNSKNRLNPKQYASLKAEIAAPYRGLRQFIYIAFGASGSIGAFIFFFQVLAGRNVESALPSLALQVAIVALMVFLWRWEQRRQPSPQSGKNPNS
- a CDS encoding DUF1565 domain-containing protein; this encodes MKYRGFHISLAKNFRLLSSSHLRYTLRVGAGLTALLVVSGGSILLPGEVNAGATQEGIAPTLTAQAPATAAVIYVNPATGADSAGAGATSAAPYRSISFALSQAQPGAVIQLAPGNYNQESGETFPLLLKPGVTLRGDEATKGQAILITGGGFYTSRTFARQDITILAEQDATIAGVSVTNPNSRGTAVWVESTNPIIKNSTFTNSVREGVFVTGTGNPKIEGNLFVQNKGNGISIARAAQGEIRSNLFQDTGFGLAIGGTSTPLVVENQIVENQDGLFISESAKPVLRKNVIQNNKRDGLVATVSALPDLGTNENPGGNLIRNNTRYDVNNATKTSTILAVGNDIDQKKIFGSVDFVAASVDPPGGPVAFKDVPANYWAKTYIEALASQNIIAGFPDGTFKPNEPVTRAQFATIVTKALTPPVKRAGIQFKDVASNFWAYAAIQSAYQSQFVSGYPDGTFKPQQQIPRVQALVALANGLGLTASNQNVLSFYTDAAQIPSYAIAPVAAATARQLVINYPTAKQLNPNRQATRAEVAAFVYQALVNAGRAQPIPSSYLVTVQ